The Ziziphus jujuba cultivar Dongzao chromosome 5, ASM3175591v1 genome segment aaatttaataaaatatatataattaattaatagttatacATATTCTTTTtacacaaaataattttaaaactgaatgtttatttatgttatttaaatttaaaaaaaaattctaaataacataagtataaataataatacatttttacCATTGGAAATACTCTAAATTATCTCATTAATTGATGTTGTCATAAATAAACACATGAGTCTATTCAAATAACCATATGAGCCACATCAATTTCCATATCGATGCAAGTATTGATTACTTCAGTGATCCATAACTAGCATTCGATCAAGTCAATTCTCCTTCTTCTTGCTTGAGCCAATCCGGTTGAGATTTCTATGAGCCATGAAAATATAGCATTTTCTATACTGGAAAATTTCTCATTACAAAGTAAATGTCTATTTTCAGAAGCTATCTTAAAcaaattatctttaatttctttaaaaaaaaaagttgattttttataaaggaaaaaaataaataaaatatgtgtgattaattaatagttattaataatCATCTTCCACAGTAccatatttttttggtcaatatgTCAACATTATAACTGGAAGATAGATAATTTttagttaaattaaaatttgaattttagatTTGGGAGTGTGTACTTAATACTTTTTACCATTGGATTATTTCATAAATGCATTTTATATTGTACCATTTGAGAGCAATTTTTGAATGATTGTACATTTATGCTATCTGAATATCAAAATTGTTTGTTTATATGTCATATTGATTAGAATTCACATTTATCATTTGAAATGCtctaatgtattttattttatttttggcagCATTACATACTTgtaatcatataaaaaaaaaactaattctcATTATTGAGAACAACATTTAatgtttatcattatttataatGATAGTGATCAATGATAGACAATGAAATATAACAGcagcatttaattaattttagattGACTTATCAACAATATATTGGGTGTGGGTTATGAGcaaactttgaaaaaaataataataatggtgtggtttgtgatttttttcttttttttaatggaacgGTGTGGGTTGTGACTTGTTTTCACATATgttataaaatttgtaataattggaaaaatgaaaatgaatgatgaattttaaataatagaCCAATAATACACAAGCACCTTCTCTGTATACCCTTATTTTCTGGGGGAAATTATGCTAACAATTAAGAACAATTAATTCTAAATTATCTCAGCAAAAGGATAAAATGAAtcaattgtttaaaaaaaatgaataccttttttttgttttttgggaataagctctaaatttattattattgataactaaTAGATCTCTCACGGATTCAATCGCAgccacattttctttttttgtttttttggtggaaaCTCATACCCAGCCCCAGCCACATGTGAGCAGCAAAAGCCAGATATTTATAAAAGGAAACTATTCCAGCTGGGAATGACCCGACTTGACCCGATCCATGATATGGATCTGTGGGTCATCTCCTCTGCAATCTGCAGTGAGTTGGCCTGTTCGGTttggaatattttttaataaagtcaAAACCACACAAAATTTTAAAGCTGTTTTCTGGAACATGTGAGAACATGTAAaagttattttctaaatttgttttcatagaacaatttttcattttttttaacagcATATTATGATCCCGATGTTGGAAAAGAGCACGGAATCTGGCTTTGGCTCCTATAAAGTATATATGCTTTTCCATATTAAAGGTAGCCTTGTTTTATTGAATTGACCATAATCACCATTTCAATTTTGACCTATATCCTTTTATAGATTCTcgatttattattttccaaaagaGTTAACTTCATTTCTGAGATTTTTTGGTTTCGTAAATTCATCTTATGCTGACTAAACAGTATAATCCCGATTGATAGATTGAGGTTGCATTATTCTTAAGAATATAATTCGTTTTGCGAGTTAATTATACAGtatagatattttaaaaaaacaatattagaTTGTTGTGCATTAATGGTTTGTTGAGTAGTTAAGTAAATTtggtacaaattaattaaattttaattggatTTATTTATGTATCCCATAGTTCAACTCAATGATAGTTTcctttcccccaaaaaaaaaaaaaaaaaaacgaaaagaaaaagaaaccaaaaagttCTTAATGGTCttgcattaaaaataaaaaaaaataaaaaaaaaaaactaaaaaagataAACCCAAAACAAACTTAACGATCATGGACCAAGGGGGCAGCCCATATGGCTCAAACAGTatgtgtaattattattattattattattattattattttcagatTAGTTAATTATAAGAGAATGCATGGAcgaaaagaggaagaaaaaaaaaaaaaaacactgtatGTAGGTCATCaaccattgaaaataatttaagtaGCAGACGTACCAATTTTGTACCCGAAAGTACCAGAAAGTTGACTGTTTCCATAAAAAATGAATCTTGCTTATCATTCGGTAGAGGGAAACAGCCCTGCTTCTGTTTCAGTTGGATCCACATCCGCTGCTTCTGGAACACCATGTTCCACATTTCAAAATCTATTGTGCTTCCTTCCAATTATCGATTGACAAATGTCCATCTTCATAGGCCATTAGGAATAATCTAGCACATggccccaaaaaagaaaaaaaaaaaaaaactagtattcACTTTaagagtttatttatttattttattatcactcGATGTTTTGAACTTACTATTCTTAGTATGGTTGTAAAATTTCAGTTAACCTTAATCATAAGAGTTGGAAATCATATGCCCAACCTTCTAGTCCTGTGGTCAAACGGGGTTCGAGAAGAGGCAGGCACAAAACAAACAACCAGAATAGTTGGAAATCATATTTTTTGTGATGGGAAACAAATGGGTGTTTCTAAATACccctacccaaaaaaaaaaaatttcaattttacatgaagatgaagaattttaaataattataataaaataaatgtgaaCAGTAATTTGTACGTGTATTAGGAATTATCCAAAACAAATATAGAAGTATAAAAATTCAAAGGCAccccaatatatacatatatatatatatatatataaagaacaattgaaatatatatatatatatgtatatatatcactatgcatatatatgtatatggatgCCATTTATTGGGTTGGGCCTTGTCCTAAGCAACCTGTCGGACCCGTCCAGCCCAGCGACATTATAAGGATCAAGTCTAATGttctttttacctttttttttttttttttttaaaaaaaattgcttttggaaTAGATCTAAGTTATTATTGTCATTTTTTGGGACAAAGATCTAAAGCTTGAATTGGATGATTATTGATTTTATACATGATTAATAGATGCAATTAATGAAGAATAGTTTTATTTCGTTTTTGTtgtaaaaccaaaattttataattttcaaaaaaaaatgtaaaagatatTTTCAATAGAATTGGCCATATGGTTAATACACAgcatgcaaaaagaaaaataataataataataacaacatcacgaattatttatttatctcatTTTATTTGGTGGTTACGCTTACATGACACGTCTCGAATCTGATAAAATCCCGTGCATTAAACAAAAACGGATTCGGATCCCATATTATAATCATAACCCGTTTCCCCAAACACACTTCGTCTCAATACCGTCACTACTCTCCTCCTCCACTTGGTGTGGCGCTTGAGAAAATCAGTTACTCggtgcctctctctctctatctctctctctctctctttgttatGGCCTCCACCACCACCGTTTTGGACCCTACCGCCGACGACCACCACTCTCTCCAGCTAGATTCTCTCCCTCTCATCGACCTCAATCTTCTTTCTCAATCCGAGCTCTACTCTCTCTCCCTCTGCTCTTCCTCATCCTCATCCCACGCTCACCGCCGATGCGACGACGACGTTCTCATCCCCAAAATTGACCGCTCCGTTTTCAACGAATCCGCCGGAAGCCGCAAGCAGACCTATTCCCGCCTCCGTTTGGCTCCTCGGAACTCCCAATTTGCGTCGTCGTCCTCCGCCCGGTCCGCCGCTTCTTCTTCCCCCTCCTTTACCCGCCAAACCACCACCATCGCCGCTCTCGAGCCACTCGACCAAGAGAACGTCCAGATTATCGGTCTTCTCAAGCAGCTATTCGCCTCCAAAACTCATGACGACCTCGTTCCCGTTCGCGTCGAATACAACGACGATTCTTCCGTGCTCCATCAGCCTTTCAACAACAATGTCGTCCACAGCATCCCCATTGATGTTGTTGTCTTCGATAATACTTCTCAGAAGAAACGGAAGCGAGGTCGTCCGCGTAAGGATGCGAATCTAGCGGTTGAGAATTTTTACAGCAATGGAAGTTCCACACGGGAGGTTCCCGTCGAGCTGGCTTCGTCGAATGCTGTGTTTTACGATTCGCCAAAGGAAATTGTGGATGGGGGTGGTCCGGCGAAGCGGAAGCGAGGGCGGCCTCGCAAGGATGAGAAACGTGCCGTTGAGGGTAGTATTACCGCGGGGAGAGTGGAAGTAGTGAAGGAGGAGGGATTGGTGGATGTGAACAGAAATGGCGGTGCTGTGGATTTGGTCTCTTTGGGGAATATGGAGGATCCATTTGGCAAGGAGTTGAGAAAGAGGACCGAGGTGTTGGAGACCGAAGCGgaattgttagggtttttgggAGGCTTGGAAGGGGAATGGgtaacgaagaagaagaagatcgtGCAGGCGAGCCAGTTTGGAGACGCGCTGCCAAGGGATTGGAAGATTATGCTCTCTGTTGAGAGGAGAGAAGGGCGCGTTTATCTGTTTTGTAGAAGATACATTAGGTTTTTCCTTACTCTAAGCTATTTCTatctcttcttttatttatttgcatgttatttatttggcgtggacttttttttttttttcccttttttgggtaataaattagtttaaaatttttgaaacttgactggtaaataaatttttttttttgtaggttTACGAAAACCACTTCAAATTTTAACtgattattgtattattttggtCGTTTTTGTTCATTACATTTTCCATTTTCTGGGGTTAGTTATTACAGTTTAATTTAGAAGTTCAAATTATTCTTgaaatgcatttttcttttctctttaagtAGATCGAGTTATAAATCTTGGAATAGTAATCTGAATCCTCTGTCGTtcagttttattaatatttgtgatttCTCCATGTTGGTATAATTTATAGCTTTAACGGTTGTCGCTtggaaataatttttctttaaattatttgaaCCCAAAAATGGCCAAAAATGAAGTCTAGAAGACTAATATCTGATCTTAGCTTCACTGCATATAATTTGATGTATCgtaatttatcataaaaattaatGGCCATAAAACGTTCTTTAGTATAGAtgatggttttaaaaaaatgtgtatgAAGGATGAGagtgatttgaaattttgatcttATTCTAAATTAGGAACAAATAGGCAGCAAGCGCAATTGTAAAATATAGTTTATCCTCATGGTTAAATAGATTTTATTGGACAATGAATGGATGGAGCAGACTACAGCTTTGGCCTTTGGCTGGGGCTCATTGGGTAAAATGCAGGTAAACCTAGTTAGTTTAAAAAGGACTCATGCAGATAGACTAAAATATTTGGATAAAGGCCAGAATGTGGTTAGAGTAAATTACCTATATTTGTCGGGCACTCCTAGTTTTGAAGAGAAATTTTGTGATCAGCTCTCTTATTCTTCTGAGTTCAAAGTTTTTGTGAACATGTTAGGTTTGCATCATGTCAGCACCAATTTTGAAATGAAATCTTTCGTTAGCTGGTTTAGTTATGGGTGTCATTTGCGTTTACTCTGCTTGGCTGCtcgtatgtatatattttttatactatgtttatatatgtgtatatgtttttaaatatgtaaTACCTTTATGTTTataatgtgtgtgtatatttttGGCAATCCTgataattattctatatatatgtacgtaaCTATTCACATTGTTTTGGGGGAAGGTAGGGTGGGTTGGGGGTCGGGGAAGTGGTGGTGATGCTTCTTTGGAAACCAAACTGATTGCATTGATACTCCAGTTTTTAACCAGGACATTAGCATAGCTTTAGTAAACCTCTCCTAAATGTGTAGATGTTGTTTAAATTGTTTCTAAACACATGCATAATGTGATATGATGTATGTGCTACCAAATCGGGATCTTGTGTAACTAACACccataaaacaaatattgaCTCAACTGGAGCtggttttttgaatttataccTGAAAGTATATTTAAAATTCTGAAACCAGCCAAAGCTGAATTCTCTGGTTAACAGGACTAAGTTGCAAGTTAATGCATCATGTGAGAAAATGTTTTCCTTAGAAGGAGACTTGGCAATTGGTTCTCCAGCTAACTTTGCTTCCTGGTTTGGATATTAACTCCTTAGAAATCCATTATGGGTGATAAATCGATAACACATTTTAAGGTCATGAAAAATTGTCTCATGTTTCATTGgttcatattttattacattagtaATTGCCATGAGGCTTCCAGCTGTTGGTTTTGATTTGGTGTAAGTCAGTTGTTTCCTTGATTTGGTAGAAGTGATTGAGAGAGTTGGCATGAGCATTGGTATTGGTAATAGTGGCAAAAAGCAAAGTTTGCAATGATGTTCCTCTATTTAAGACATGGAACTTTTAGCAGGAGCAGAAAATTTGTGAGCAAGTATGCTTTTTTCCTGGACATATATGATTCCCTAGCTGAAGTCGTCCCCTGCTTCTCTTATTAAGTTCTTGATTttccatattttctttaatgaaattattagtTTAAACCGGTTCTTTagtttttgacttttgtatacTTGACAAGGAATGTGTTCCTACCAGttaaaagagggggaaaaaaaaatagttattttatgcAACTTCACTGGCCTGTGAAATATTGTTGTACTATTTGAGAAGTCGTTATGATGTAGgactggaaaagaaaaagaaaaaaggaagagaggAGAAAGAAAGAACTGAGAGAAAAgcatagaaataaattaataaaactagCTGTGATAATATAATAGCAATAAATAGTTCAAAATGTCTATAAATGAAGATCTCTTTGAGAAGGCTAAATATTTAGCATCTTTGTGGGCCTCTACAGATATAGCTTTCGAAGATTTGCCTTTTTCTTTGATTGTTCTAAATTGGAAAGATGTCATGGGCAGCTGAgttcttcttaatttttattattgtcttAAATGTTACTGTTTctgttttgctgtattttttgtttgttaggATTTCTTATCCTCCTCTATACCCTTTGCGATGATTTCCTATCAATAAAAGATTGTTCTTATCTCACCTCCCCCCccaaccccccaaaaaaaaaaagaaaaaaaaagaaaaaaaaaaaaggtctatcAATAAAAGTTCGTTACTtatcccaaataaaaaaatgtctaTAATTATATGGTCTATCAGTTTCATTATTTGCATGGTGTAAAATCATAATAGTGGTGTTTTTTTATAGGATATTACATTTTGCTTTTTTCCCTTAATAGCTGTCTGTATTTTATTACTTAAGCAAATTTCCTAATTCCATATTATCCAGCCCTAATGGGCAGCAGTTTCTGTCGTGCAAGGAAGTTTCTTCTTACTTGCTTGCCTATGTTGGATTCCAAGATGCAAGCCAGTCAAAACCTGGTCATGGTGACAGTGATAGTCAGATTGTCAGTAAAACGGGATCTGAATATGTAAGTCATTTTACACATGTTTGCTAAATTCTATTTGATTGGTGATTTTTATTCCAAGTTATATGATAGGatgcaaattttcaatttcaaaatgacAAGGATGCTATTGAGCTCATAAGCTGCTCGCCAGTGCTCATTACCTCTGTGTCAACTGATGAGGAGAAGCAGGCTACATTATCCAAGACAAGGAATCCAGAGgaagttcaaaattttgatcttttaaAATGCCACATATGCATGATGACTTTTAATGAGAAGAATGGTCTTTTGCACCACCTATCATCACATGAAGGGACAGCAAACAGATGTAATCGCCACTTCTCAGTCTATGAAGGGGTTATTgtaaaagatgaaaaatatgAGTGCCAGTTCTGTCATAAAATATTTGATGAATGGATTCAGTATAATGGCCATATTGGGGTCCATGTGAAGAGCAATGAAGTTTTAGAAGGACTATCAAACAAACAGAAGAGCTCTGACCCAGTACTAAATGTTGATTCATTGACATCCTTGAAGATGCAAGAATCAATTGGAACTGAGAAGGAGAAAACTTTGAACTCAGAAGCCAGTTTCAAACTGAGTTCTGGTTTTGCTGATAGTGAATTGAAAGAAGATGCTGACACCAGAGCTTGTACTGACGGAGAGAATCATGGACTTGTTTCATATTCTCACAATGAGGTAGCTCTGAATTCTAGTAAAGATGAAAAGGATAAGAAATATTGTGAGATTCAGGATAAAGTTTGTAATATGACCAATCATAACTTAGGGAAGCTTGATGAAGCTGTTGAAGTTTCTGTTTGTGGCAGTTCCAATTGGGT includes the following:
- the LOC107407675 gene encoding uncharacterized protein LOC107407675 isoform X2, with the translated sequence MASTTTVLDPTADDHHSLQLDSLPLIDLNLLSQSELYSLSLCSSSSSSHAHRRCDDDVLIPKIDRSVFNESAGSRKQTYSRLRLAPRNSQFASSSSARSAASSSPSFTRQTTTIAALEPLDQENVQIIGLLKQLFASKTHDDLVPVRVEYNDDSSVLHQPFNNNVVHSIPIDVVVFDNTSQKKRKRGRPRKDANLAVENFYSNGSSTREVPVELASSNAVFYDSPKEIVDGGGPAKRKRGRPRKDEKRAVEGSITAGRVEVVKEEGLVDVNRNGGAVDLVSLGNMEDPFGKELRKRTEVLETEAELLGFLGGLEGEWVTKKKKIVQASQFGDALPRDWKIMLSVERREGRVYLFCRRYISPNGQQFLSCKEVSSYLLAYVGFQDASQSKPGHGDSDSQIVSKTGSEYDAIELISCSPVLITSVSTDEEKQATLSKTRNPEEVQNFDLLKCHICMMTFNEKNGLLHHLSSHEGTANRCNRHFSVYEGVIVKDEKYECQFCHKIFDEWIQYNGHIGVHVKSNEVLEGLSNKQKSSDPVLNVDSLTSLKMQESIGTEKEKTLNSEASFKLSSGFADSELKEDADTRACTDGENHGLVSYSHNEVALNSSKDEKDKKYCEIQDKVCNMTNHNLGKLDEAVEVSVCGSSNWVAALASNNENENNCEFSNKANAVNCISNEISGGLLASVDKEDKCSKKDIEHGQITSRVEDNVDEFENYNSISGDSGPEDVYSNVKRQSIYQGFSSIPSGNEQSCGSVKDGNGNPNSILLKSVQVRGSEIDICSSSSDKQTCVVGNNVNNVGAIGNGGNHVGANVNAASIGETDRILGGCYCIPTLNKPGCVAEDFAKNPNCMRERPLEEQSFESDESTPVIVDKSVVVDNVIKSSIGTINGTKVADAKNSKNSKCIAFGTKDTEIDANIIPDMEQEGTFKGCSLVLSSNANEHASVLKDNVICNSKTEELKWNIVSPESHLPSCSGCGQSYDLVNNMNNRSSHLIQEHINNEVKSSCNNEELHDFGSCNTGIDVNTVTGNVAGRRSSEGFSPVISGNIQTISIATTVPGVCIGTLEELNLKRGSEIDFIGPSGSEQIDATEKKITMVHSRTLSNQPTPEDLEKSRNDDQMTVLGNISQPSGEIMSELICRTDEQNVQRSRSAGTSSALMQVSGSFPNFDILSDKGANGDFSNNESFESTSGLEGPRLGSIRPSKYNFLTLQGSSQSNESKVLSDDAEMGKSCDSYFWLEKEARPQTASRIQTVTVCAWCGEECHHEAVNPEKHSGSVGLVCATCQFKFSSQFNPL
- the LOC107407675 gene encoding uncharacterized protein LOC107407675 isoform X1, producing the protein MASTTTVLDPTADDHHSLQLDSLPLIDLNLLSQSELYSLSLCSSSSSSHAHRRCDDDVLIPKIDRSVFNESAGSRKQTYSRLRLAPRNSQFASSSSARSAASSSPSFTRQTTTIAALEPLDQENVQIIGLLKQLFASKTHDDLVPVRVEYNDDSSVLHQPFNNNVVHSIPIDVVVFDNTSQKKRKRGRPRKDANLAVENFYSNGSSTREVPVELASSNAVFYDSPKEIVDGGGPAKRKRGRPRKDEKRAVEGSITAGRVEVVKEEGLVDVNRNGGAVDLVSLGNMEDPFGKELRKRTEVLETEAELLGFLGGLEGEWVTKKKKIVQASQFGDALPRDWKIMLSVERREGRVYLFCRRYISPNGQQFLSCKEVSSYLLAYVGFQDASQSKPGHGDSDSQIVSKTGSEYDANFQFQNDKDAIELISCSPVLITSVSTDEEKQATLSKTRNPEEVQNFDLLKCHICMMTFNEKNGLLHHLSSHEGTANRCNRHFSVYEGVIVKDEKYECQFCHKIFDEWIQYNGHIGVHVKSNEVLEGLSNKQKSSDPVLNVDSLTSLKMQESIGTEKEKTLNSEASFKLSSGFADSELKEDADTRACTDGENHGLVSYSHNEVALNSSKDEKDKKYCEIQDKVCNMTNHNLGKLDEAVEVSVCGSSNWVAALASNNENENNCEFSNKANAVNCISNEISGGLLASVDKEDKCSKKDIEHGQITSRVEDNVDEFENYNSISGDSGPEDVYSNVKRQSIYQGFSSIPSGNEQSCGSVKDGNGNPNSILLKSVQVRGSEIDICSSSSDKQTCVVGNNVNNVGAIGNGGNHVGANVNAASIGETDRILGGCYCIPTLNKPGCVAEDFAKNPNCMRERPLEEQSFESDESTPVIVDKSVVVDNVIKSSIGTINGTKVADAKNSKNSKCIAFGTKDTEIDANIIPDMEQEGTFKGCSLVLSSNANEHASVLKDNVICNSKTEELKWNIVSPESHLPSCSGCGQSYDLVNNMNNRSSHLIQEHINNEVKSSCNNEELHDFGSCNTGIDVNTVTGNVAGRRSSEGFSPVISGNIQTISIATTVPGVCIGTLEELNLKRGSEIDFIGPSGSEQIDATEKKITMVHSRTLSNQPTPEDLEKSRNDDQMTVLGNISQPSGEIMSELICRTDEQNVQRSRSAGTSSALMQVSGSFPNFDILSDKGANGDFSNNESFESTSGLEGPRLGSIRPSKYNFLTLQGSSQSNESKVLSDDAEMGKSCDSYFWLEKEARPQTASRIQTVTVCAWCGEECHHEAVNPEKHSGSVGLVCATCQFKFSSQFNPL